One stretch of Prunus persica cultivar Lovell chromosome G1, Prunus_persica_NCBIv2, whole genome shotgun sequence DNA includes these proteins:
- the LOC18790131 gene encoding glutamate receptor 2.8, which translates to MDDIIEACKTGTNMKKRKPTNLFGSFFFLLSLSIKFSLVMGQNRTVIPVNVGVVLDDLDSLTGKVWLSCLKMALSDFYASHGSSTTRLALSIRDPREDVVDAAAAALDLIKNVQVQAIIGPTSSMQANFVIDLGDKAKVPIISFSATSPSLTSIRSSYFFRAAQNDSSQVKAISAIVQAFGWRRAVPIYVDNEFGEGVLPSLVDALHDVQARVPYRCAIPPMATDDQLTAALYKLMTMQTRVFIVHMSQSLGARLFAKAQEIGMMKEGYVWIMTNGLTNLVSSTDASVIKSMQGVLGVRTSVPKTEELIDFRVRWKTQFQQQNPTIIDVELDVFALWAYDAAFALAMALENDGTGTGRISSFQNTNASINSSTDLLTFGVSENGPKLFQSLSNTKFKGLAGDFSFVNGQLQSPVFEIVNVNGNGAREIGFWTPESGLLKNSMNSTNTNRTYSTSQSNMGPIIWPGDSTSVPKGWEIPTNEKKLRVGVPVKIGSPEFVKVVRDPSTNKTLVSGYCIDIFNAVMEKLPYAVTYDFIPFAKPDGTSAGTYNQLVDQVYLGNFDALAAATTIRENRSLYVDFTLPYTESGVVMVVPTKDSKSQNAWVFLKPLTWDLWLTSSCFFIFIGFVIWVLEHRINEDFRGPLSNQVGTGLWFSFSTMVFAHREAVVSNLARFVVIVWVFVVLILTQSYTASLTSLLTIQELQPTFTDLNQLLKNKESVGYPKGSFVYQLLLKQGFDDLKIKAYQSPEECDDLLTKGSAKGGIAAAVDETPNLRLFIAKYCSKYTIIGPIFKTNGFAFVLPKGSALVPDVSRAILNLTDGDEMKEIENKWFGKQATCEYTKSPFSDSKSLGLNSFWGLLLIARVASSSALMISVATFLFMHRHILMTRGTSVWKRIGVMLSIFLQRDLSSHTFRNKNSGHVVEASPVSSSIGQPSPFSLSNHTGPASPFFSEQGTPVSVAVYQNPEIPTTPDQG; encoded by the exons ATGGATGACATTATCGAAGCTTGCAAAACAGGTACAAacatgaagaagagaaaaccAACCAACCTCTTtggttctttcttcttccttctttctttaagCATTAAGTTTTCCTTGGTCATGGGACAGAACAGAACAGTAATCCCAGTGAATGTTGGCGTGGTTCTTGATGACCTCGATTCACTAACCGGAAAAGTTTGGTTGAGCTGCCTCAAAATGGCCCTCTCAGATTTCTATGCCTCCCATGGTTCCTCCACAACTAGGCTTGCCTTGAGCATCAGGGACCCTAGAGAAGATGTTGTAGATGCAGCTGCTGCAg CTTTAGACCTGATCAAGAATGTTCAAGTGCAAGCAATCATAGGACCTACATCATCAATGCAAGCCAACTTTGTAATTGATCTTGGAGACAAAGCCAAGGTTCCCATAATCTCATTTTCTGCAACGAGTCCTTCCCTCACTTCTATTCGGAGTTCATACTTTTTCCGAGCTGCACAGAATGATTCCTCTCAAGTCAAAGCCATAAGTGCTATTGTTCAAGCCTTTGGGTGGAGAAGAGCTGTGCCCATCTATGTAGACAACGAGTTTGGTGAGGGAGTTTTACCATCCTTGGTCGATGCTTTGCATGACGTTCAAGCTCGTGTTCCCTACCGTTGTGCCATACCTCCAATGGCCACTGACGACCAACTTACAGCAGCGCTTTACAAGTTAATGACTATGCAAACTAGGGTCTTCATTGTGCACATGTCGCAGTCTCTTGGGGCTAGGCTTTTTGCCAAGGCACAAGAGATTGGAATGATGAAAGAAGGCTATGTTTGGATCATGACCAATGGATTAACCAATCTTGTAAGTTCGACTGATGCTTCAGTCATCAAGTCAATGCAAGGTGTATTGGGTGTAAGGACTAGTGTGCCGAAAACAGAAGAGCTTATCGATTTTAGAGTTCGATGGAAAACGCAATTCCAACAGCAAAATCCAACCATCATTGATGTAGAATTGGATGTTTTTGCTCTCTGGGCTTATGATGCTGCTTTTGCATTAGCCATGGCACTTGAGAATGATGGGACTGGGACTGGCAGAATCTCTAGCTTCCAAAACACAAATGCTTCCATCAACTCATCAACTGATCTTCTGACTTTCGGGGTATCTGAAAACGGCCCGAAACTTTTCCAATCCTTATCAAACACCAAGTTTAAAGGCCTTGCAGGAGACTTTAGTTTTGTCAATGGGCAACTACAATCTCCAGTCTTCGAAATAGTCAATGTGAATGGCAATGGGGCAAGAGAAATTGGGTTCTGGACACCAGAGAGTGGACTTTTGAAAAATTCCATGAACTCAACAAACACGAACAGAACATATTCAACTTCACAATCCAACATGGGACCCATCATATGGCCAGGAGATTCCACCTCAGTTCCCAAGGGATGGGAGATCCCTACAAACGAAAAAAAGTTGAGAGTGGGAGTTCCTGTGAAGATTGGCTCTCCTGAGTTTGTTAAGGTGGTACGTGATCCTAGTACCAACAAAACACTTGTTTCTGGCTACTGCATTGACATCTTCAATGCTGTCATGGAAAAATTACCATATGCTGTAACTTATGACTTCATTCCCTTTGCAAAGCCTGATGGTACAAGTGCTGGCACTTACAATCAGTTGGTGGATCAAGTTTATCTTGGG AACTTTGATGCTTTGGCCGCAGCCACAACAATCAGAGAGAACAGGTCCTTGTATGTGGACTTTACCTTGCCATACACGGAATCAGGGGTAGTAATGGTAGTTCCAACAAAAGATAGCAAGAGCCAGAATGCATGGGTTTTCTTGAAGCCTTTGACATGGGACCTCTGGCTTACAAGTTCTTGctttttcatcttcattgGTTTTGTGATTTGGGTTCTTGAACATCGCATCAATGAAGATTTTCGTGGCCCTCTCTCGAATCAAGTCGGAACAGGCTTGTGGTTCTCCTTCTCAACCATGGTTTTTGCACACA GGGAGGCAGTGGTTAGCAACTTGGCTAGATTTGTGGTGATAGTATGGGTATTTGTTGTGCTCATACTCACTCAAAGTTACACAGCTAGTCTGACTTCACTCTTAACAATCCAAGAGCTCCAGCCAACTTTTACCGATTTAAACCAGCTTCTAAAGAACAAGGAGAGTGTGGGCTACCCGAAGGGCTCTTTCGTCTACCAACTTTTGTTGAAACAAGGTTTTGATGATTTGAAGATTAAGGCTTATCAATCTCCAGAAGAATGTGATGACCTTTTGACAAAAGGGAGTGCAAAAGGTGGcattgctgctgctgttgatgAAACCCCAAACTTGAGGCTTTTTATTGCAAAGTATTGCTCCAAATACACCATCATTGGACCAATATTTAAGACTAATGGCTTTGCCTTT gtCTTGCCCAAAGGTTCGGCTCTTGTACCTGATGTTTCAAGGGCAATTCTGAACCTGACCGATGGAGACGAGATGAAGGAGATTGAAAACAAATGGTTTGGAAAACAAGCCACTTGTGAATATACAAAATCACCATTCTCTGATTCCAAAAGTCTTGGCCTGAATAGCTTCTGGGGCCTCTTACTCATTGCTAGGGTGGCTTCATCCTCAGCTCTTATGATATCTGTAGCCACTTTCCTTTTTATGCACAGACACATCCTAATGACAAGAGGCACCTCTGTATGGAAAAGAATTGGTGTCATGCTTAGCATCTTTCTCCAAAGAGACCTCTCCTCCCACACTTTTAGAAACAAGAATTCGGGTCATGTTGTGGAGGCCTCACCAGTCTCCTCCAGCATTGGCCAACCAAGTCCCTTTAGCCTCTCAAACCACACAGGTCCAGCATCACCTTTCTTCAGTGAACAAGGAACACCTGTTTCTGTTGCTGTTTACCAGAACCCAGAAATACCTACAACTCCTGATCAAGGCTAG
- the LOC18791493 gene encoding glutamate receptor 2.8, whose amino-acid sequence MKRSIVIKFLSLFLTCIFGIDQIALDLIKNDKVQAILGPKSSMQANFVIELGDKAQVPIISFSATSPSLTSIRSPYFFRAAQNDSSQVKAISAVVQAFGWREAVPIYIDNEYGQGVIPYLVDALQEVQAQVPYRSAIPPEATDDQLAAELYKLMTMQTRVFIVHMLPSLGSRLFAKAQEMDMMDGDCVWIMASGMTNHLTTMNASVINSLQGALGVRTYVPQTKELVDFRARWKRQFQEDNPTIIDAELDVPALWAYDAAFALAMAVENVGTENFGFEKANASTNSSTDLEYFGVSQNGPELCQSLSSTNFRGLSGDFSFVDGQLQNSIFELVNVIGNAAKTIGFWKPQSGLEKKLNLTNTNGPYSTSKSNLAPILWPGDSPSVPKGWEIPTNGKRLRVGVPVIDGFAEFVKVVPGPRANTTEVSGFCIDVFNAAMAGLPYAVTYDFIPFAKPDGTSAGSYDDLVQQVFLGNFDALAADTTIRANRSLYVDFTLPYTESGVVMVVPMKDGKNKSAWIFLKPLTWDLWLTSLCFFVFIGFVVWVLEHRINEEFRGPPSHQIGTSFWFSFSTMVFAQREKVVSNLARFVVIVWVFVVLILTQSYTASLTSLLTVQQLQPTFSNLSDLKKNKEYIGYIEGSFVRDLLIQRGVDPNKLRPYKSSDECHEFLTNGSANGGIAAAIDETPNMKLFLAKYCSKYTMIGPIFKTDGFGFVFPKGSPLVPDVSRAILNVTEGDAMKEIENKWFAGDATCSDTKPTISDSNSLGLDSFRGLFLIAGVSSSLSLIIFAASFCYRHWHMFMTTGASAWKRIKVMLRIYDQKDLSSHTFRKTGSQDGKYMYNAGNIATSVEASPNNNSTRPPSPSSPESIGHSNHTNPHSPFFREERILQVVVGQEYPEM is encoded by the exons atgaaaagaagcaTAGTAATTAAGTTCTTGTCCCTTTTTTTAACTTGTATTTTTGGTATTGATCAAATAGCTTTAGACCTGATAAAGAATGATAAAGTACAAGCAATCCTAGGACCGAAATCATCGATGCAAGCCAACTTTGTAATTGAGCTTGGAGACAAAGCTCAAGTGCCCATAATCTCATTTTCAGCAACAAGTCCTTCCCTCACTTCCATTAGGAGTCCATATTTTTTCAGAGCTGCAcaaaatgactcttcccaagTCAAGGCCATAAGTGCTGTTGTCCAAGCCTTTGGATGGAGGGAAGCTGTCCCCATCTATATAGACAACGAGTATGGCCAGGGAGTCATACCTTACTTGGTAGATGCCTTGCAAGAAGTTCAAGCTCAGGTCCCTTACCGAAGCGCCATACCTCCAGAGGCAACTGATGACCAACTTGCTGCAGAGCTTTACAAGCTAATGACCATGCAAACTAGAGTCTTCATCGTGCACATGTTGCCCTCTCTTGGCTCTCGCCTTTTCGCCAAAGCACAAGAGATGGATATGATGGATGGAGACTGTGTTTGGATCATGGCTAGTGGAATGACCAATCATTTAACTACCATGAATGCTTCAGTCATCAATTCACTGCAAGGCGCATTGGGTGTGAGGACCTATGTGCCACAAACAAAAGAGCTCGTTGATTTTAGAGCTCGATGGAAAAGGCAATTCCAAGAGGACAATCCAACCATAATTGATGCTGAGTTAGATGTTCCTGCACTATGGGCTTATGATGCTGCTTTTGCATTGGCCATGGCAGTTGAAAATGTTGGGACTGAAAACTTTGGTTTCGAAAAGGCGAATGCTTCAACCAACTCATCAACTGATCTTGAATATTTTGGGGTTTCCCAAAACGGTCCAGAACTTTGCCAATCCTTGTCAAGTACTAACTTTAGAGGCCTCTCTGGTGATTTCAGCTTTGTTGATGGGCAATTACAAAATTCCATTTTTGAATTGGTGAATGTGATTGGGAATGCAGCAAAAACAATTGGGTTTTGGAAACCACAGAGTGGACTtgagaaaaaattgaatttgacaAACACAAACGGTCCATATTCAACCTCTAAATCTAATCTGGCACCTATTTTATGGCCAGGGGACTCTCCCTCTGTTCCCAAGGGATGGGAGATCCCCACAAACGGCAAAAGATTGAGAGTAGGAGTTCCTGTAATTGATGGTTTTGCTGAGTTTGTGAAGGTGGTGCCTGGTCCTAGAGCTAACACAACCGAAGTTTCCGGGTTCTGTATCGACGTCTTCAATGCTGCAATGGCTGGATTACCATATGCTGTTACTTATGACTTCATTCCCTTTGCAAAGCCTGATGGCACAAGTGCTGGCAGCTACGATGATCTGGTCCAACAAGTTTTTCTCGGG AATTTCGATGCATTGGCCGCGGACACAACAATTAGAGCAAACAGGTCTTTGTATGTGGACTTCACATTGCCATACACAGAATCAGGGGTTGTGATGGTGGTGCCAATGAAAGACGGCAAGAACAAAAGTGCATGGATTTTCTTGAAGCCTTTGACATGGGACCTCTGGCTCACAAGTTTGTGCTTTTTTGTCTTCATTGGTTTCGTTGTTTGGGTCCTTGAACACCGTATTAATGAAGAATTTCGTGGCCCTCCCTCCCACCAAATCGGCACAAGCTTTTGGTTCTCCTTCTCAACCATGGTCTTTGCACAGC gggagaagGTGGTTAGCAACTTGGCAAGGTTTGTGGTGATCGTGTGGGTGTTCGTAGTGCTTATACTGACTCAAAGTTACACAGCAAGTTTAACTTCGCTGTTAACAGTTCAACAACTTCAGCCAactttttccaatttgagcGATCTTAAAAAGAACAAGGAGTATATCGGGTACATCGAGGGTTCTTTCGTCCGTGATCTTCTGATCCAAAGGGGTGTTGATCCTAACAAGTTGAGGCCTTATAAATCTTCAGATGAATGCCATGAGTTTTTGACAAACGGGAGTGCAAATGGCGGCATTGCTGCCGCTATTGATGAAACCCCCAACATGAAGCTTTTTCTTGCAAAGTATTGCTCCAAATACACCATGATTGGCCCAATATTCAAAACTGATGGCTTTGGTTTt GTCTTCCCCAAAGGTTCACCTCTAGTACCAGACGTTTCGAGGGCGATTCTGAACGTGACTGAGGGAGACGCCAtgaaggaaattgaaaacaaatggTTTGCGGGGGATGCAACATGTTCAGATACAAAACCCACCATCTCAGATTCCAACAGTCTTGGCCTTGATAGCTTCAGGGGTCTCTTCCTCATTGCCGGGGTCTCTTCGTCACTATCTCTCATCATATTTGCAGCCTCCTTCTGTTATAGGCATTGGCACATGTTCATGACAACAGGAGCTTCTGCATGGAAAAGAATCAAGGTGATGCTTAGAATCTACGACCAAAAAGACCTCAGCTCCCATACTTTTAGAAAGACTGGCTCTCAAGATGGAAAATACATGTACAATGCTGGCAATATAGCTACATCTGTCGAAGCTTCACCAAACAATAACAGCACGCGCCCACCAAGCCCATCAAGCCCTGAGTCGATTGGCCATTCAAACCACACAAATCCACACTCACCTTTCTTCAGAGAAGAAAGAATATTACAGGTTGTTGTTGGTCAAGAATATCCAGAAATGTAA